In the Arachis stenosperma cultivar V10309 chromosome 8, arast.V10309.gnm1.PFL2, whole genome shotgun sequence genome, aaaatcataatttaataaaaatataattttgtaattttaaactattaaaaatatattttaaaaataaactaaccaaatatatctttattatttttgataCTTAGAAATGAATCTTCTTTTCAGTACTAATAatgttttttaaaatgactAACTCCTTGCTTTATTCGTTAAGAGATGTGAGGAGTGTTAACTAACTcataaaacaattaaaaagttGGAAGAGTTTAAGTTGTTGGCACATACCACATCGTCAAGAGCAAGCCTTAGTAGAGCATGTTGCCTTCTATTATCACCGTTGACACCATCATCGTCAGTAATCCCATTTATAAACTCCTCTTGTGTGGTTGAATGCCGCGCATTCAAGGAAAGAATGGATTTTGATGCCTTCATTACATCATAGTATCGTTCTGGGGAGATTTGAGCTCTCTCCATTATTTCTTCATCTGTTGGCTGCCTCTGAAGCTCAAACGTCAACTCCAGTTTAGCTCTTTGGATATCTGCCCTAACCTGTTCAAAAACAAGTTATCAGAGTTTACGCAATCACAAGTTGATAAGAAGAAATTCAAGAATCATAAATTTAGCCTACATTATTGCTAATGAAAAATAATCTAGGTAACATACTGATTCAAGTCCAAAAGGAACACGTGTGAAGCTTGAGAGGGTCATTGAACGAATGATGGAATGTCTTATCCAAAACAATCCATAGGTGGATAGCCGGAATCTTCTGTTCGGCTCGAAACGATCAATTGATGTAATGAGACCTTTAACTCCTGCCTGACACAGATCTTGAAACCGTGGGCTATTGCCAAAATCtgaaaaatatttgttgatCACAAATAACACAAGCCGGAGGTTGTGCTGCAATAGATTCAACCAAGATTCTCAATATCCAAATCATATTATTAAACCATGCTgcaaaagatttgaaaaaaaaaaaaagaaaaaacttaaATTACCTTGATGAGCTTGTTTCTTGCAGCTCGGCCGACCTCTATAGTTTTCTTCACTTGAGAAACGTTCATATTTGTTGCGTCAGCTAATTCAGCCTCTGTAGGTTCTCTACCTAGCTCCTTCTGCAAATCCTCTTTCACTTGAAGAAGTGCCtgaaaataacaataatgctttttaatgtatattcatctaagaaaagaaagacaatAACTTTGTTGACTAAACTACTTAATTACCTTCATAGGTTGCATCAACTTGAACAACCAAGTATGCTCTGAAGAAGGAAGAACCGGAggtattttcattttcttccaGTCCAAACTAACAAGATCTGTAGATGCTGAATATTCCCTAACAAGTTCCTCAATCTTCTCACTGTTATCCTTAACAGTTCTTTTCTTTAGAGTGGGAATGTTGTTTTTCAAAGCAATCCTCTTATCAAGACTTAGTCGTTTTGCCTTGGAATTTCTATTTCTAATCACCCTGGTCCTATCATTATTGTTTAACTCCCCTTCTTTATCAGCAATCTTCTTCCCCCGACGCAACACTCTCTTGGTCTTAGGATCTACATATTCTGCATTGTGAGTTTCGGATGCAGAGCTAAGTTTGTATATGTTTTCAAGTATGGCAGCAGCCTCGTTGTAGTCGACATCCAACAGCGCAGATTCCTCTGTAGAGATAGTTCTCCCTCGCTTGGGTGATTTGTTAGTCTTTCCCATCCGTTTCTTATTATTACTTTTCTCCATTTCAACGTGGATAGGAACTTTTTCTTTCGTCGCAATCAGTGCCGAATCATTGTGCTTATCTCCTTTAAATGCTACGATTAAAGGCCTCTTCAGGGTAGATCCATGAGTGCTAAACTTTGTATTTAATCCTAATGGTGTCCTGGCAGCTGAGCTAGAAACAGTCACAACTCCCATATATACCACCACCGCGTTACAAAAGCTTTGTGAGAGAAAATGACAATTTTTCAACGCCCAGATTCTACAACAACATAAGAGCAAAATGCACTACTATGAATTTTAAAGGAAAGAACATAAGAATCTCTTAATTAATCGTCAATgtacttttattattaatttaacaaGAATATtaaacagagaactaaaaattgattaaaaaaattagaatccTCACATGGTACATGCTATTTCTCACTCAAAAACACAATAATACTGCGTGCTTACAACATTCTAGAAGTAAAACAATTTTAATTACTTACCAGATAACagattttttatatattaaaaaatattcatcgAACTCTTTTCaactttcattttcttcttatcttttgTATAGAGAacatttatataaattttaatctGTAGATTATTAGTAAATCTTCATAGGCTCATTTAGATTTTATGTTCTTACCTTTTGAGTACTGAGTACATTTATATGAATGGTATTTTATTCGTTCAAAGACAAATTACAATAAAGAATATGCAATTTTAAAATCTAGAATCATTTTTTAGAGGTATTTTAGGAgtaattctgcagcttttagcGGTAATTCGAGCAGCTTATAATCTCTGGAACTCTTATCAAAGAATACGGTTAAGAACTACAAACGATGGTACA is a window encoding:
- the LOC130944071 gene encoding RNA polymerase sigma factor sigE, chloroplastic/mitochondrial; this encodes MGVVTVSSSAARTPLGLNTKFSTHGSTLKRPLIVAFKGDKHNDSALIATKEKVPIHVEMEKSNNKKRMGKTNKSPKRGRTISTEESALLDVDYNEAAAILENIYKLSSASETHNAEYVDPKTKRVLRRGKKIADKEGELNNNDRTRVIRNRNSKAKRLSLDKRIALKNNIPTLKKRTVKDNSEKIEELVREYSASTDLVSLDWKKMKIPPVLPSSEHTWLFKLMQPMKALLQVKEDLQKELGREPTEAELADATNMNVSQVKKTIEVGRAARNKLIKHNLRLVLFVINKYFSDFGNSPRFQDLCQAGVKGLITSIDRFEPNRRFRLSTYGLFWIRHSIIRSMTLSSFTRVPFGLESVRADIQRAKLELTFELQRQPTDEEIMERAQISPERYYDVMKASKSILSLNARHSTTQEEFINGITDDDGVNGDNRRQHALLRLALDDVLDSLKPKESLVIRQRFGLDGKGDRTLGEIAGNLNISREMVRKHEVKALMKLKHPARLDYLRRYVV